Proteins co-encoded in one Arachis hypogaea cultivar Tifrunner chromosome 13, arahy.Tifrunner.gnm2.J5K5, whole genome shotgun sequence genomic window:
- the LOC140178206 gene encoding uncharacterized protein: protein MRRNRIWRLVGRDNEIASKPEDIAKVAEDYFCDIFTSSCSADPNPYLEDLESKVTASMNRRLQRPVTMDEVKRATFSVHAQSAPGDDGFTAKFFHFFWDIVGGDVFKAVRSFFHSGRILKSFNHTQICLIPKVPDASDMTQSAPNTSQSILELLETYEGFSGQKVNLNKSAIFFSHNTPQNTRLAVAQKLNIEHIGVQDKYLGLPSIVQKSKKATFGAIKDKVQKRIMGWKRSILSSGGRHTLLRAVGEAIPIYTLSCFKLPDTLLTEIHSMLSQFWWGQKGAERRMVWIKWDTMTRPKKDGGLGIKDLRTQNLALLGKQCWRLMKYPNSTISRMLKAKYFRYTDFLHAEIGSVPSWGWRSVLEGRKVIEKGLLWKIGSGTNVRIFHDLWLPPPVPLNVPQNALTILPNMQVYYVSALLNPDRS, encoded by the exons ATGCGAAGGAACAGAATTTGGAGATTAGTGGGGAGGGACAATGAGATTGCATCGAAACCGGAGGATATTGCAAAGGTAGCTGAGGACTACTTTTGcgatatttttacttcttcttgTTCGGCTGATCCGAATCCATACTTAGAGGATTTGGAGTCTAAGGTTACAGCTTCCATGAACCGTAGGCTCCAAAGGCCAGTAACTATGGACGAGGTCAAAAGAGCTACATTTAGTGTTCATGCTCAGAGTGCTCCTGGTGATGACGGGTTTACAGCtaagttttttcactttttctgggaTATAGTTGGAGGTGACGTTTTTAAGGCAGTGAGAAGTTTCTTTCACAGTGGCAGAATTTTAAAAAGCTTCAATCATactcaaatttgtttgattccaaaggTGCCAGATGCCAGTGACATGACTCAG AGCGCACCTAATACAAGCCAAAGCATTCTAGAATTGCTAGAGACCTATGAGGGTTTTAGTGGGCAAAAAGTCAATTTGAATAAGTCGGCTATCTTTTTCAGTCACAACACTCCTCAGAACACAAGACTAGCAGTTGCTCAGAAACTAAATATTGAACATATCGGAGTACAAGACAAATACCTGGGACTGccctctatagttcaaaaatcaaagaaagcaaccTTTGGAGCTATCAAGGATAAAGTTCAGAAGAGGATTATGGGTTGGAAAAGAAGTATATTGTCATCAGGTGGCAGGCACACGCTATTGAGAGCGGTGGGGGAGgcgattcctatttatacactctcttgttTCAAGCTCCCGGACACGCTATTGACTGAGATTCATAGCATGCTCTCGCAATTTTGGTGGGGTCAAAAAGGCGCAGAACGAAGAATGGTTTGGATTAAATGGGACACAATGACGAGACCAAAGAAAGATGGAGGGCTGGGGATCAAGGATCTAAGGACGCAAAATTTGGCTTTATTGGGCAAGCAATGTTGGCGTCTAATGAAATACCCTAATTCTACTatatcaagaatgctcaaagctaaaTATTTCAGATATACAGATTTCCTACATGCAGAGATAGGAAGCGTACCGTCGTGGGGTTGGAGAAGTGTTCTTGAAGGGCGCAAGGTGATCGAGAAAGGCTTGTTATGGAAAATAGGCTCTGGCACTAATGTTCGCATCTTCCATGACCTCTGGCTCCCACCACCAGTGCCCCTTAATGTCCCTCAAAATGCACTCACAATCCTGCCAAATATGCAAGTGTATTACGTTAGTGCATTACTAAATCCTGATAGAAGTTAG